The Haloarcula laminariae genomic sequence CCGAGAGAGCCGTATGGGACAGCGTTCGGACGGGAGCGAGGAGTTCGGCGTCCTCCGGAGCAAGCGGACCGCGACACGGTACCAGATACTGGTCGAGGTCGCGGAGCGCCAGCCGGCGGTCAGCCAGCAGGAGATAGCGGACGCCATCGGTATCACCTCCCAGGCCGTCAGCGACTACCTCCGCGGGCTCGCCGACGAGGGCCACGTCACCAAACACGGCCGCGGTCGCTACGAGGTGACGAAGGAGGGCGTCGACTGGCTCATCTCCCAGACCGACGCGCTGCGGAGCTTCGTGAGCCACGTCTCCGAGGACATCATCGGGCAGGTCGACATCGAGACGGTGCTGGCCACGAGCGACATCGAGGAGGGGGAGACGGTGTCGGTGACGATGCGCGACGGCGTGTTGCGGGCCATCGCGGGCGACGCCGGGAACGCGACCGCGGTCGCGGTGACCGACGCCGACGCCGGTGGGGACCTGGGCATCACCAACGTCGAGGGCGTCGTCGAGTACGACCTCGGCGACGTGACCGCGGTGTCGATTCCCCGGGTGCAAAACGACGGGAGCGCGGCCGTCGACGCCGACCGCATCGCGCAGTTGGCGAGCGACCACGACCTCGTCGCCGTCGCCGGCGTCGAGGCGCTGGCCGCCGCCCGGGCCGCCGACGTGCCGGTCGACATCCGCTACGGGAGCGTCGCCGCCGTCGAGGAGGCCGCCACGAAGGGCCAGGACGTGCTCCTGCTGTCGAGCGCCGACCGGCTCTCGACCCACACCGACGC encodes the following:
- a CDS encoding MarR family transcriptional regulator — encoded protein: MGQRSDGSEEFGVLRSKRTATRYQILVEVAERQPAVSQQEIADAIGITSQAVSDYLRGLADEGHVTKHGRGRYEVTKEGVDWLISQTDALRSFVSHVSEDIIGQVDIETVLATSDIEEGETVSVTMRDGVLRAIAGDAGNATAVAVTDADAGGDLGITNVEGVVEYDLGDVTAVSIPRVQNDGSAAVDADRIAQLASDHDLVAVAGVEALAAARAADVPVDIRYGSVAAVEEAATKGQDVLLLSSADRLSTHTDALAGANIGYEVLDAAE